Proteins encoded by one window of Engraulis encrasicolus isolate BLACKSEA-1 chromosome 23, IST_EnEncr_1.0, whole genome shotgun sequence:
- the LOC134440126 gene encoding uncharacterized protein LOC134440126 yields the protein MAWVMLLVLVIVQGTEAISDDVKAALEPGEAILATCSANSNQKPLEMEWKLLSSLGNTTRNFTIPPENGTAPFTSYLIGAVPQDGQKRVVQCVIRRPDLPGEKVISYLLHTSSEATDEASGQLVEVCTLEPASQSPVYQVTNGQDLTGEATALANILLQFMNGTYGQLGTGGFVTLTFLSVVGGIAILTLLFQFFIDMKKKGKD from the exons ATGGCTTGGGTGATGCTGCTTGTGCTTGTGATCGTGCAGGGGACAGAAgcca TATCAGATGATGTGAAAGCAGCACTGGAACCAGGGGAAGCCATCCTCGCTACATGTTCTGCCAACAGTAACCAGAAGCCACTAGAGATGGAGTGGAAGCTCCTGAGTTCTCTTGGCAACACCACCAGGAACTTCACCATTCCTCCAGAGAACGGAACGGCCCCCTTCACCAGCTACCTAATAGGTGCAGTACCTCAAGACGGCCAGAAGAGGGTGGTGCAGTGTGTCATCAGACGGCCAGACCTACCGGGAGAGAAAGTCATCAGCTACTTGCTGCACACCAGCAGCGAAGCAACag ACGAAGCCTCTGGTCAGCTTGTTGAGGTGTGCACTCTTGAGCCCGCCAGCCAGTCTCCAGTGTACCAAGTCACCAATGGCCAAGACCTCACAGg TGAAGCTACGGCTTTGGCcaacattttgcttcagttcATGAATGGAACTT ATGGCCAATTGGGGACAGGAGGCTTCGTGACTTTGACCTTCCTGTCGGTGGTTGGAGGGATCGCCATACTCACATT ACTCTTCCAGTTCTTCATCGACATGAAAAAGAAAGGCAAAGACTGA